The genomic stretch ATAAAGAGTTGGTGATTGAACCTCAATGGCAGGATGCCTTTCCCTTCCGACATGGAGTGGCGGCAGTGGGTAAACATTTCTATAAAAAAGGAGCATACGAGGTCGATACCACTACCCTTTATGCCCTGATCAATACCCAAGGGGAACTTTTGACGGATTATAGTTATCGTACCATTAAGCCGTTTGATGCCAATGGATTAGGTAAAGCTAAACACATCAGTGGCTATTGGGGCGCCCTGAACACCAAGGGGGAAGAGCAGATTCCGATGGGTTTTAAGCGAATATATTATCAACAAACGGGGATTTACAAAGTCAAATACGATGGTAAGGCGGGCTTCATTGATAAAAATGCCAAGGTGGTTTTCCCTATTGAATATGATGATGTATCGCTTTGCCGTGATTTGGATAGCTATATGGTTGAAAAAGACGGCAAACAAGCCTATTATGATGCGGACTTTAAGCCCATCACGGGCTTTGACTATAAGGCCAATCGCTTAGATGCCGGCTTTATGTTTGGCATGGCCCGTGTGCATAAAGGAGATCAAACCATGATCATCAATAAAAAAGGAGAGGTGTTGGTCAATATCACTGAGATGGGTTATGAAAGGTGTGGTATATTAGCTAATGATTTGATTGTTGTGTCTATTGAACACCCTGATCCTAAAAATTTTGAAGACCATTATAAAACTTATAAGGGGATTATGAGGGCTTCTACTAAGGAGCTTATCGTTGATCCTAAAAAAATGGAATATTATTCGATAGGAACATTATATACCGAAGATGTAGCCCCCCCTCTTTTCATTTTCATTAATACCGATTATATGTTGGGTGATTCTCGTAGAAAATTAGGGCTTATGGATACTGAAGGAAAGATTGTCCTTCCTGCGGTCTATGATTTAATTACATCTACTTATTCAAATAATGGGATTTTTGTTTTAAAACGTGATGAAAACAAGAATAGCTACTTTTTTGATAGTCGAACAATGGAGAAAAAGGGGGCTATTCAAGGTTGGTTGTCTCGTTTAACAATGGTACCACCGGTTAGCAACTTAAATTTTTATAAGTATCGAAAAATATCCAACGAGAGATATTATTCTGGAATTATAGATTTTGATGGTATTGTAGTCATCCCTCCAAAGTATGATCATTTTAAAGGCGTTGATGAACAATATTT from Persicobacter psychrovividus encodes the following:
- a CDS encoding WG repeat-containing protein, which translates into the protein MNRYLFFLIFCINMITNAMAQTLNASVYRSESRYLANFELADDVLVPYRVGELFGYMNKDKELVIEPQWQDAFPFRHGVAAVGKHFYKKGAYEVDTTTLYALINTQGELLTDYSYRTIKPFDANGLGKAKHISGYWGALNTKGEEQIPMGFKRIYYQQTGIYKVKYDGKAGFIDKNAKVVFPIEYDDVSLCRDLDSYMVEKDGKQAYYDADFKPITGFDYKANRLDAGFMFGMARVHKGDQTMIINKKGEVLVNITEMGYERCGILANDLIVVSIEHPDPKNFEDHYKTYKGIMRASTKELIVDPKKMEYYSIGTLYTEDVAPPLFIFINTDYMLGDSRRKLGLMDTEGKIVLPAVYDLITSTYSNNGIFVLKRDENKNSYFFDSRTMEKKGAIQGWLSRLTMVPPVSNLNFYKYRKISNERYYSGIIDFDGIVVIPPKYDHFKGVDEQYFATEGIIHVVHHNQKFYIDVFGFEYKK